AGCGGTGCTTGGAGCAGGAATAGGGTTTGCCGCGGGAACAATAATCGGCATACTCTCAAAAACTGTCGACGATAAGCAACTTGATCCTAAATTTTCACCGGGTACAATCAGTTCTATTGCGCATCCCATTCTGGCATTTGGCGGAACAGGCTTATTGCTTGGATATTTTATCGGAGGAAAAATGAACGGATATGAATCCTTTGATTTGAGTAAGTTCAACGATGATAACGATAAGAAAATATCCGAGATAAACAGAATTGTAAAAGAAGGTCTGAATTACAAAAGAAAAAAGTAAAACTTTAGTTTATTGAAGATAATGAATAGTTTGATTACTCACTGGGCTAAGATTACCTGAGTAATTCATCTTAAATTATACGATTTTTTCACTTATTTCAGCTAAATATAAGCTATTTTTCAATATTTGTAAATCCTTTAATAACTATTATCTTTAAAGTTTTGTTTAATTGTTATATGTTTATAGGTTACATTTAGAAATTAAAGAATTTAATTGGATACATCAGGTTCTGAATCCGGAACTCTTGAAAAAGATTCACACGGAAATACCGACTCGGACTACCACAGTAGTAATTCATCCCACGGTAAAACCAACTTAAAATACTTACTCACATTAAGTCTCGGCGCATTAGGTGTCGTCTATGGAGATATAGGCACAAGCCCTCTTTATGCTCTGCGCGAGTGTTTCAGCGGACATTATGGTCTAGCTCCGAATCACGATAACGTGCTGGGAGTATTATCACTGATTTTCTGGTCGCTCATTATAGTAGTAACCGTAAAATATCTTGTAGTAATTCTGCGCGCAGATAACGACGGCGAAGGCGGCATACTTGCTTTAATGGCGCTGGTAAAACCATCAGGCAAAACCAAAGCCGGAATGATAATTGTTTCGTTCGGTATATTCGGCGCTGCATTATTATATGGTGATGGTGTTATCACTCCTGCCATTTCAGTTCTATCTGCTGTTGAGGGTTTGAACGTAGCTACACCTTTTTTTGAACCGTATATCATACCGCTGACTGTAATTATTTTATTCGGGCTTTTTGCTGTTCAGAAGAAAGGTACAGGCAGCGTAGGAAAAATGTTCGGTCCCGTAATGATGCTATGGTTCTTCGCTATTGCAATCTTAGGGATAAAGGAAGTCTTTACAAATTTAGAAGTATTGAAGTCAATAAATCCTTATTACGCTGTTATGTTTTTTTCACATAATGGATTCGCGGGATTTATTGTTCTCGGCTCAGTCTTCCTTGTTATGACGGGCGGTGAAGCGTTGTATGCCGATATGGGTCACTTCGGAAGAAAGCCGATACGTATGGCGTGGTTCACAGTTGTACTCCCCTGTTTGTTTTTAAATTACCTCGGTCAAGGTGCTTTAGTATTAGGTAATCCGCAGGCAGCTGAAAATCCTTTCTATCTGCTTGCACCGCAATGGGCATTATACCCTATGGTAATACTTGCAACGTTTGCTACTGTAATTGCATCGCAGGCATTGATATCGGGAGCGTTTTCGTTGACATTCCAGGCAGTTTTATTAGGATATCTACCAAGATTAAAAACCATTCATACTTCTGAACACGAAAGAGGACAGATTTATATTCCTCAACTTAACTGGGCATTATTCTTTGCAACAATTGCATTGGTATTTGCATTTAAAACATCAAGCAACCTTGCGGCAGCATACGGTATAGCGGTGACTACAACTATGGTAATCACAACCATACTTGCGTATTTTGTAATGACGAAGCTATGGAAATGGTCTCAGACTACGGCAATACTTGTAACATTATTTTTCTTCTCAATTGATATTTCATACTTCGGAGCAAACTTACTGAAGTTCTTCCACGGAGGATATGTACCTATTGCCATGGGAGCAGTGATTTACATAATGATGATGACATGGAACAGCGGAAGAAGAAGACTGATGGATAAGATACAGAAGGAAACAGAATCACTGCAGAATTTCATTGAGGAATTTATGAGCACACGTATGACTTTTATTCCGGGAGCAGCAGTTTATATGTCAAGCAATATCAACGGAGCACCTCCGCCATTGATATTAAATATCAAACACAATAAATTATTACACAAGCTTATAGTAATTTTAACTATAAAAATTTCCAAAGTCCCGCGTATAAAAGATGATGAGAGAATAACTGTCGAAGAACATGCAGAAGGATTTTATAAAGTAATTGCCAACTACGGATTTATGGAAGCGCCGGATATTAACAAAATAATTGAGTTCTTAAAACCGAAAGGTATAACACTTAATGTAGATAAAACTACATTCTTCTTAGGAAGAGAAACATTAATTGTAAATGATAAGCCCGGACTTACAAGATTGAAAAATAAATTGTTCGTCCTTATGTCTAACAATGCTCAGAGAGCAACTGAATTCTTTAAACTCCCTGTTAGCAGGGTTTATGAAGTCGGCTCACAAGTCGAGATATAATTTCTATAAATATTTTTAAACATCCATAGGTAAAAATGTCGTTTAGTAAAAGTGAGGGGGAAGCCCGGCTTACTTTATTTGAAGAATTCAAAGCTTCATTAAAAACAGTCGAGGCAGAAGAGATATTTGACTTAATAATTTTCCGTCCTATTTCATTTGTATTCGTAAAACTGATTTATAACACCAATATTACTCCTAATCATATTTCAATTGTAGCTATGATTATCGGAGTAATTGCAGGTCTTACTTTTTCGGGAGCAACTCACGTTTACTTTATGATTGCTTCACTGTTATATTTTACTTCCAATACATTAGATTGCGCTGACGGTCAGCTTGCAAGATTAAAAAAGAACGGTACGCTGCTCGGCAGAGCTATAGACGGCTTCATAGATTACGTAGTATCTACTACAATTTATATATGCCTTGGTGTTGCAGTTGCAAAAATTTCAGGCAGCGGCTGGTATGGATTTTTTCTTTGTGTAGGCGGCGGAGTATCAGCAGCAGTGCAGGCATTCTATTTTGATTTCTACAGAAATTCGTTTCTTCAATATGTGCATGGAATGTCTTCAGATGTAAACGATGAGATAAGAGAGTTTTCAGAGGAGAAAGATAAGCTTAAAAATGTAAAAGGCAGAGGAATTGAAAAGCTTTTGATAAACGCTTACTTGTTTTATTCGCGCAGGCAGTCAGCAGTTGTAAGAAGCAAAACTACATTTACGGTAACACCTGAGCAATATTACAAAGATAACAGGTTACTCTTAAGATTATGGAGCTGGCTGGGTTCAACAACTCACATGGTAATGCTTGCTGTTTTCTCAGTTATGAACAGAATAGACTTGTATCTTATTTTCAATATTACAATCTGCAATTTATTATTTATAATATTTTTAGTCATGCAAAAAAATGTTCTTAAGAAATACGAGGTGGTAAAATAATGCAGGCGATAATTTTAGCAGCAGGTCTTGCAAAAAGATTAAGACCATTAACCGATACTACTCCGAAATGTTTATTAGAGGTGAACGGAAAAAACCTGCTTCACCGTACAATGGAAAATGTAATTGCAAACGGTATTACTGAATTCGTTTTTGTTACAGGTTACAGAGAAGATATGATTAAAAATTCTCTGAAGGAAAATTTTTCAAACTGCAAAATTCAGTTTCTTTCAAATTTAGATTTTGAAAACAACAATAATTCTTACTCTCTCTGGATGACTAAGAATTTTATTACAAAAGATATTATTTTACTGGATAGCGACATTCTATTTGATAAAGGTATTATAAAAGAGCTGCTGGATTCGGAACATAAAAACTGCCTTGCCGTAAACTTTGAAACAGAGCTGGATGAAGAACAGATAAAAGTTGTATTGGATGGAGACAAAAAAATTCTCGAGATAAGCAAAGTAACTGATTTAAAAAAATCTGCAGGGGAATCAATCGGGATTGAAAGATTCTCATTGGATTTTATGCAGGAGCTTTACAAAGTTCTTGATAGAAAAATAATCAATGAGAGAAATGTAAACGAGTTTTATGAAAAATCGTTTGAAGAAGTGATTCAGGCAGGAAATAAGAGGAACAGTATATACGCAATTGATGTTTCACATTATAAATGCATGGAAATCGATACCGTTGAAGACTACGAACGGGCAAAAAACATGAACATTTAGGATATTATCACATTTTAAAATTATTAACATACAAAAGATAAATTGAGTAACTATTACAGAAGACCGAGTTTCTTTGGGGGGTTCGGAATGTTTCCGCCCGTGATAAAGATGCTGCTGATTTCAAACATCGCAATTTTTACTGTTCAGTTCTTATTGCAGGGAAATATAGAGTTCAGCAATATACTTGCAAAATATTTTTACCTGTGGCCAATTAACTCGCCATACTTTATGCCATGGCAGATTTTCACTTACATGTTTCTGCACGGAGGCTTCATGCATCTGTTCTTTAACATGTTTGCATTATGGATGTTCGGAATGGATATTGAAAATATGTGGGGAACTAAAAAATTTCTTATATATTATTTCCTTTGCGGAGTAGGCGCAGGTGTTGCAAACTTATTTATCGCTCCGCTATTCGGGCAGGCTGCTCCAACGATAGGAGCATCAGGCGCCATCTACGGAATTTTAGTTGCCTTCGGATTTTTATTCCCCGATAGACCTATATATTTATACTTCTTCGTTCCTGTCAAAGCAAAGTATCTTGTAATAATTTACATGGTAATTGAGTTTATCTCCGCAAGCAACAGCTTTAATTCAGGTGTTGCTCATATTGCTCACTTAGGCGGCGGTATAGTAGGCTTCATTTATTTGCTGATAACTTACAAACGTTTGGGTAATTTTAATTTATCGGGCAAACCTAAAAATCCTTTCGGAAATGTTCCGGGTTCAGGATTCAAAGAGCCGACAAGAATTACTCCGCTTTATCCTAACGGTTCGGAGAGAGTAAAAAAAGCTGACTATGTAGATTTACCTGAAACAGATTTTAAATCTGAATCAGACGAAAGATTTAAACAGGCGCAGGAAAGAGTTGATGCAGTTCTGGATAAACTAAGCCAGGGCGGATATCAAAGTTTAACTGAAGAAGAGAAAAGAATTTTATTTACTGAAAGCAAAAAATTAAGATAGACTTTTTAATTATTCTATGGAAGTTCTCACTGAAAATAAAAAATACTGTAACAGCTTAACAAAGTATTCACGACTGAAAACACGCGAAGTTTTTATCGGAGACGTTCCGCTTGGCGGAGATAATCCTATAAGGATTCAATCGATGACTACAACTGATACGATGGATACAATTGCAACTGTTGAGCAGTCCATTAGAATAATAGAAGCCGGGGGCGATTACGTTCGCATCACTGCGCCGAGTATGAACGAAGCGAAGAATCTTGAAAACATAAAAAAAGAATTAAGAGCACGCGGATATAAAGCGCCGCTTATTGCAGATATTCATTTCACTCCAAACGCAGCAGAGCTTGCTGCAAGAATTGTAGAGAAGGTAAGAGTAAATCCGGGCAACTACGCCGATAAGAAAAAATTTCAGATATACAATTACACTGATGATTTATATAATCAGGAACTGGACCGTATAAGAGAAAAGTTTACGCCTCTTGTAAAAATCTGTAAAGAGTACGGAACTGCAATGAGAATCGGAACGAACCACGGTTCGCTCTCAGATAGAATAATGAGCCGTTACGGTGATACTCCGTTAGGTATGGTTGAATCCGCTCTGGAATTTTTACGCATCTGCGAAGATAACAACTACCATCAGATAGTTCTTTCAATGAAGGCCAGCAATCCGCAGGTTATGATTCAAGCATACCGTTTACTGATTATTAAAATGCATGAAGAAGGAATGAATTATCCTCTTCATCTTGGTGTAACGGAAGCCGGTGACGGTCTTGATGGAAGAATAAAATCTTCTGTCGGAATAGGAACATTACTTGAAGATGGAATAGGCGATACAGTAAGAGTTTCATTGACAGAAGAACCTGAGTTTGAAATTCCTGTTTGCAAAGAGCTTGTTGAAAGATATGTGAACAGAGGAAACTCAAAAGAAATCAAGCCGATTGAAGATGAAACTGTCTTACCATACAATCCTTTAGATTATTCAAGAAGAAAAACATTTGCAGTTGAAAAAACCGGCGACCATCATGTTCCCGTTGTAATACTTTCTCCCAATGCAGATATGATTGAGAACCCGGCGTATCTTATAGATGCCGGTTATGAATACAATGCCGAACTTGATAAATGGAACATTGCTGACATCGCTCCCGATTATATTTACTTAGGTGAACACGATATAAAGTACGAGCTTCCCGGCACTCTTCATAAAATTTTTGATTATTCATTCTGGGAAACACAAAAAAATAAAGAGAATACGTTCCCGCTGTTCAATATGCACGAATTTTTAGAGGCGGAAAACAAATCTAAAAGAATAAATTTTTTATCTCTTACAACTGATGATATTTATTTTGGTAATCTGGATTTCTTAAAGAATGAAAAAAAATGTGTTATCATTCTCACAAGCAGTAATGAAAATTATTTAGCAGATATAAGACGTTCGTTTATTGAGTTGATGAACAAAGGAATTGAAGTCCCTGTTATTATTAAAAGAAATTATCAGAATATTTCCGAGGATAACTTAATGCTTTACTCGGCAACTGACTTCGGCGGATTATTAATCGACGGTTTCGGTGACGGCGTTTGGCTTGAAGGCAGCGCAAATATTGGAACACAGAACCAGACTTCATTCGGAATTCTCCAGGCAACCCGTACAAGAATTTCAAAAACTGAATATATCTCCTGCCCTTCATGCGGAAGAACTTTGTTTGACCTTCAGGAAACCACTGCGAAAATCAGAAGCAGAACGAATCATCTGAAAGATGTTAAGATTGCAATCATGGGATGCATTGTT
The genomic region above belongs to Bacteroidota bacterium and contains:
- a CDS encoding potassium transporter Kup, which translates into the protein MDTSGSESGTLEKDSHGNTDSDYHSSNSSHGKTNLKYLLTLSLGALGVVYGDIGTSPLYALRECFSGHYGLAPNHDNVLGVLSLIFWSLIIVVTVKYLVVILRADNDGEGGILALMALVKPSGKTKAGMIIVSFGIFGAALLYGDGVITPAISVLSAVEGLNVATPFFEPYIIPLTVIILFGLFAVQKKGTGSVGKMFGPVMMLWFFAIAILGIKEVFTNLEVLKSINPYYAVMFFSHNGFAGFIVLGSVFLVMTGGEALYADMGHFGRKPIRMAWFTVVLPCLFLNYLGQGALVLGNPQAAENPFYLLAPQWALYPMVILATFATVIASQALISGAFSLTFQAVLLGYLPRLKTIHTSEHERGQIYIPQLNWALFFATIALVFAFKTSSNLAAAYGIAVTTTMVITTILAYFVMTKLWKWSQTTAILVTLFFFSIDISYFGANLLKFFHGGYVPIAMGAVIYIMMMTWNSGRRRLMDKIQKETESLQNFIEEFMSTRMTFIPGAAVYMSSNINGAPPPLILNIKHNKLLHKLIVILTIKISKVPRIKDDERITVEEHAEGFYKVIANYGFMEAPDINKIIEFLKPKGITLNVDKTTFFLGRETLIVNDKPGLTRLKNKLFVLMSNNAQRATEFFKLPVSRVYEVGSQVEI
- a CDS encoding phosphocholine cytidylyltransferase family protein, with product MQAIILAAGLAKRLRPLTDTTPKCLLEVNGKNLLHRTMENVIANGITEFVFVTGYREDMIKNSLKENFSNCKIQFLSNLDFENNNNSYSLWMTKNFITKDIILLDSDILFDKGIIKELLDSEHKNCLAVNFETELDEEQIKVVLDGDKKILEISKVTDLKKSAGESIGIERFSLDFMQELYKVLDRKIINERNVNEFYEKSFEEVIQAGNKRNSIYAIDVSHYKCMEIDTVEDYERAKNMNI
- a CDS encoding CDP-alcohol phosphatidyltransferase family protein; this translates as MSFSKSEGEARLTLFEEFKASLKTVEAEEIFDLIIFRPISFVFVKLIYNTNITPNHISIVAMIIGVIAGLTFSGATHVYFMIASLLYFTSNTLDCADGQLARLKKNGTLLGRAIDGFIDYVVSTTIYICLGVAVAKISGSGWYGFFLCVGGGVSAAVQAFYFDFYRNSFLQYVHGMSSDVNDEIREFSEEKDKLKNVKGRGIEKLLINAYLFYSRRQSAVVRSKTTFTVTPEQYYKDNRLLLRLWSWLGSTTHMVMLAVFSVMNRIDLYLIFNITICNLLFIIFLVMQKNVLKKYEVVK
- a CDS encoding rhomboid family intramembrane serine protease; translated protein: MFPPVIKMLLISNIAIFTVQFLLQGNIEFSNILAKYFYLWPINSPYFMPWQIFTYMFLHGGFMHLFFNMFALWMFGMDIENMWGTKKFLIYYFLCGVGAGVANLFIAPLFGQAAPTIGASGAIYGILVAFGFLFPDRPIYLYFFVPVKAKYLVIIYMVIEFISASNSFNSGVAHIAHLGGGIVGFIYLLITYKRLGNFNLSGKPKNPFGNVPGSGFKEPTRITPLYPNGSERVKKADYVDLPETDFKSESDERFKQAQERVDAVLDKLSQGGYQSLTEEEKRILFTESKKLR
- the ispG gene encoding (E)-4-hydroxy-3-methylbut-2-enyl-diphosphate synthase; amino-acid sequence: MEVLTENKKYCNSLTKYSRLKTREVFIGDVPLGGDNPIRIQSMTTTDTMDTIATVEQSIRIIEAGGDYVRITAPSMNEAKNLENIKKELRARGYKAPLIADIHFTPNAAELAARIVEKVRVNPGNYADKKKFQIYNYTDDLYNQELDRIREKFTPLVKICKEYGTAMRIGTNHGSLSDRIMSRYGDTPLGMVESALEFLRICEDNNYHQIVLSMKASNPQVMIQAYRLLIIKMHEEGMNYPLHLGVTEAGDGLDGRIKSSVGIGTLLEDGIGDTVRVSLTEEPEFEIPVCKELVERYVNRGNSKEIKPIEDETVLPYNPLDYSRRKTFAVEKTGDHHVPVVILSPNADMIENPAYLIDAGYEYNAELDKWNIADIAPDYIYLGEHDIKYELPGTLHKIFDYSFWETQKNKENTFPLFNMHEFLEAENKSKRINFLSLTTDDIYFGNLDFLKNEKKCVIILTSSNENYLADIRRSFIELMNKGIEVPVIIKRNYQNISEDNLMLYSATDFGGLLIDGFGDGVWLEGSANIGTQNQTSFGILQATRTRISKTEYISCPSCGRTLFDLQETTAKIRSRTNHLKDVKIAIMGCIVNGPGEMADADYGYVGSGVGKITLYKGKEVVKRSIDTDIAVDELIDLIKENGDWKEVEN